The Montipora capricornis isolate CH-2021 chromosome 1, ASM3666992v2, whole genome shotgun sequence genome contains a region encoding:
- the LOC138024173 gene encoding histamine H2 receptor-like, with protein MMHFWNKSTASIAQDGASDHTVDRTLLIPLSVTWAVLGLMSTVLNLAVCFIVMIERRLWTITNAFVVSLSVADLLVASALFPIYIYEKFSVTTEPLTGYVIAFLLLASIFNMGAVTYERYIALTRPIGYRVTMSTSKVTLIISLSWFVPLGMSILPLAWGADPTTKYHKVYMVVNVFGFVLLPCLAMIWVYARLLRVVRRFISRNRKRVSWGNRTGNRAGNEEKALVVFAMIFGMFLLSWMPFIFINICDIFDKPELVTDPIAYLSFYTMLLNTITDPLIYAFLKKDFSDCLRRRWRKKRLSSSSLGSRIYTQAEMSLEQSQVKRSPSS; from the coding sequence ATGATGCATTTCTGGAACAAGTCGACCGCTTCCATCGCGCAAGACGGCGCAAGCGATCACACTGTGGACAGAACTTTGCTGATTCCACTGTCGGTGACTTGGGCCGTGTTGGGACTTATGTCCACAGTGCTGAATTTGGCCGTTTGCTTCATAGTCATGATCGAGAGGCGACTTTGGACGATTACCAACGCTTTTGTGGTTTCGCTTTCAGTGGCCGACCTCCTAGTTGCATCCGCTTTGTTTCCAATCTACATTTACGAAAAATTTTCTGTCACTACAGAGCCATTAACAGGATATGTAATTGCATTTCTCCTTTTAGCGTCCATTTTCAACATGGGTGCCGTCACGTACGAGCGATACATCGCCCTAACGCGTCCCATTGGTTACCGCGTTACCATGAGCACTTCCAAAGTCACGCTAATCATTTCTCTCTCTTGGTTTGTGCCGTTAGGCATGTCCATACTCCCTTTGGCTTGGGGTGCCGATCCAACGACCAAGTATCACAAGGTTTACATGGTAGTCAATGTGTTTGGTTTTGTGTTATTGCCATGCCTCGCTATGATCTGGGTGTACGCGCGACTACTTCGAGTGGTTCGACGTTTCATTTCACGGAACCGCAAGCGTGTCTCTTGGGGAAACAGAACTGGCAACCGCGCGGGAAATGAAGAGAAGGCCTTAGTGGTGTTTGCCATGATATTTGGGATGTTTCTTCTGTCTTGGATGCCTTTTATATTCATTAATATCTGTGATATCTTTGATAAGCCGGAGTTAGTAACAGATCCAATAGCATATTTGTCGTTTTACACAATGCTCCTTAACACCATCACGGACCCACTTATTTACGCGTTTCTTAAAAAAGATTTTAGTGATTGTTTGAGAAGAAGATGGAGGAAAAAGAGATTATCATCAAGCAGTTTGGGATCCAGAATATACACACAAGCAGAAATGAGCTTGGAACAGTCTCAAGTCAAGAGAAGTCCTTCGTCGtag